A section of the Pedobacter sp. HDW13 genome encodes:
- a CDS encoding acyl carrier protein: MELQDFINNFASQFDDTDSAEFTADLQFHDLEEWSSLNALSIIAMVDEEYGVKLTGNDIREAKSVQDLFDVVKGKK; the protein is encoded by the coding sequence ATGGAATTACAAGACTTTATAAACAACTTCGCTTCGCAATTCGACGATACAGATAGCGCTGAATTTACAGCTGATTTACAGTTTCATGATTTGGAGGAGTGGAGTTCTTTAAATGCATTATCGATCATCGCAATGGTTGATGAAGAATATGGAGTTAAACTAACAGGCAACGATATCCGCGAAGCAAAATCTGTTCAAGATCTGTTTGATGTCGTTAAAGGTAAAAAATAA
- a CDS encoding FAD-binding oxidoreductase: MKTDFYKLIVNDITYETADAVSIEFKIPSALEKEFTYISGQYLTLKVMIDGEEHRRSYSICSSAYHQEHLKVAVKKVKQGKVSTFLNESIQAGDTIEVMVPNGRFYPEMDASNVRDYIFFAGGSGITPIISIIKTLLIIEPKSTIRLFYGNFDEKAIIFRDQIDSLLSAYPSLEVLYLLEQYDQENPGFQEGRLDEEVISLLLVKANKQAQYFVCGPTIMMQNVENVLKLVGIPKQNIHIEYFSMVVKPTASTEEIIEETTPDTKQNSDAKKLVKVILGGVENTIDYGDSKLPILQLAIDNGIDAPYSCREAICCSCRAKVLSGKVKMKNNYALTDEEVEEGYILTCQSIPLSHEVIVSYDA; the protein is encoded by the coding sequence ATGAAAACAGATTTTTATAAATTAATAGTTAATGATATTACCTATGAGACAGCTGATGCTGTTTCAATTGAGTTCAAGATTCCATCTGCTCTGGAAAAGGAATTCACCTATATTTCTGGGCAATATTTAACTTTAAAGGTCATGATCGATGGAGAAGAACATAGGCGTTCTTATTCTATATGTTCGTCAGCCTATCATCAAGAGCACCTCAAAGTTGCTGTCAAAAAAGTTAAACAAGGAAAAGTGTCTACTTTTTTGAATGAGAGCATACAAGCTGGCGATACGATCGAAGTAATGGTACCAAATGGCAGATTTTATCCAGAAATGGATGCTTCAAATGTTCGGGATTATATATTTTTCGCTGGTGGAAGCGGGATCACCCCGATCATTTCAATCATCAAAACCTTATTGATCATAGAACCCAAATCTACAATTCGGTTATTTTATGGCAATTTTGATGAAAAAGCAATTATTTTCAGAGATCAAATCGATAGCTTGTTATCCGCTTACCCAAGTCTAGAAGTCCTTTATTTGTTGGAACAGTATGATCAGGAAAATCCCGGTTTTCAAGAAGGTAGGCTTGATGAAGAGGTGATTTCCTTGCTATTGGTCAAAGCTAACAAGCAAGCCCAATATTTTGTCTGCGGACCAACAATAATGATGCAGAACGTAGAAAATGTTCTTAAGCTGGTTGGAATACCAAAACAAAACATTCATATCGAGTATTTTTCAATGGTTGTAAAGCCTACGGCTTCAACTGAAGAAATCATTGAGGAAACTACACCTGATACTAAACAGAATTCAGATGCAAAGAAGCTTGTAAAGGTTATTTTAGGTGGCGTTGAAAATACGATTGACTATGGAGATAGCAAACTGCCTATTTTACAGCTGGCCATAGACAATGGAATCGATGCACCATACTCTTGTCGCGAAGCAATTTGTTGCTCCTGTAGGGCAAAGGTGCTGAGCGGAAAAGTGAAGATGAAAAATAATTATGCACTCACCGATGAGGAAGTAGAGGAAGGTTATATTTTAACTTGTCAATCTATTCCTTTAAGCCATGAAGTGATTGTCAGTTATGATGCTTAG
- a CDS encoding 3-oxoacyl-ACP synthase III family protein, translated as MEAHIKAISYFLPEQKLDNKKLNSLFPEWSVDKISAKTGIFERRITNEQTFSSDLGVKAAEKLFSEHDISPLEIDYILFCTQSPDYFLPTTACLVQDRLGIPTSAGALDYNLGCSGFVYGLGLAKGLILAEEATNVLLITAETYSKFIHPNDKSNRTIFGDAAAATLISNEPGIAKIGKSNVGTDGKGAENLIVKNGGLRNRQQNDREALTDEYGNTHHDDFLFMNGSEIFNFTSEMVPALVETTLKRNKLDTEDIDLYIFHQANKFMLNHLRKKIKIDENKFYYFLENCGNTVSSTIPIALYHAILDKRAKGNVLLAGFGVGYSWGGLILEFVPN; from the coding sequence ATGGAAGCTCACATCAAAGCAATATCCTATTTTCTACCCGAACAGAAACTAGATAATAAGAAACTAAATTCACTGTTTCCAGAATGGTCAGTAGATAAAATTTCTGCAAAAACTGGGATTTTTGAAAGGAGAATTACCAATGAACAGACTTTTAGCTCTGATCTTGGCGTAAAAGCTGCCGAAAAGCTTTTTTCTGAACATGATATTTCTCCACTTGAAATTGATTATATTTTGTTCTGTACCCAAAGTCCAGATTATTTTCTACCAACCACTGCCTGTCTGGTACAAGATAGATTAGGTATACCTACCAGTGCCGGTGCATTAGATTATAATCTCGGTTGTTCAGGTTTCGTTTACGGATTAGGGTTGGCAAAAGGACTTATCCTGGCAGAAGAGGCCACCAATGTATTACTCATTACAGCAGAAACCTATTCGAAATTTATTCACCCAAACGATAAGAGTAATCGAACAATATTTGGAGATGCAGCCGCAGCCACATTAATATCAAATGAGCCTGGTATAGCAAAGATCGGAAAAAGTAATGTTGGAACAGATGGAAAAGGAGCAGAAAATCTAATTGTTAAGAATGGTGGATTAAGAAACAGGCAACAAAATGATCGTGAAGCATTAACAGACGAGTATGGAAATACTCACCATGACGACTTTCTATTTATGAATGGAAGCGAAATATTTAATTTCACTTCTGAGATGGTTCCTGCACTTGTAGAGACTACGCTTAAAAGAAATAAATTGGATACAGAAGATATCGATTTATATATTTTTCATCAAGCAAATAAATTTATGCTTAATCATCTTAGAAAGAAGATTAAGATTGATGAAAATAAGTTTTATTATTTTCTGGAAAATTGTGGTAATACAGTTTCTTCAACTATTCCAATTGCTTTATATCATGCTATTTTAGATAAAAGAGCAAAAGGTAATGTATTATTAGCTGGTTTTGGAGTAGGTTATTCTTGGGGAGGTTTAATCTTAGAGTTTGTTCCGAATTGA
- a CDS encoding NeuD/PglB/VioB family sugar acetyltransferase produces MEKIAIYGAGGFGKDIAFLLEVSSEQYELIGFFDDGVEKGSKIVGYEVLGGKDELSAFTGQLSVVFAINNGAVIKSIHEGITNKNVSFPNIFHPRCVIDRNTLNIGIGNVFNIDVIISKDATIGNFNSFNNRATIGHDVIIGDFNHFSPNVQISGGVKIGNHNLFGLNSSIIQYKKVGNNNKIGACSLVIRNVSDDSSVFGIPALISKF; encoded by the coding sequence ATGGAAAAAATCGCGATTTATGGAGCTGGTGGATTTGGGAAAGACATCGCTTTCTTACTTGAAGTAAGTAGTGAGCAATATGAACTAATTGGCTTTTTTGATGATGGCGTGGAAAAAGGGTCAAAGATAGTTGGTTATGAGGTATTGGGAGGTAAAGATGAGCTAAGTGCTTTTACTGGTCAGTTATCAGTCGTTTTTGCGATCAATAATGGTGCTGTCATCAAAAGTATTCACGAAGGGATAACCAATAAGAACGTTAGTTTTCCGAACATTTTTCATCCAAGATGTGTTATTGATCGTAACACACTAAATATTGGTATTGGAAATGTATTCAATATCGATGTTATTATTTCGAAGGATGCGACTATTGGCAATTTTAACAGTTTTAATAATCGGGCAACAATTGGTCATGATGTAATAATAGGTGATTTTAATCATTTCAGCCCTAATGTTCAAATCTCAGGTGGAGTAAAAATTGGAAATCATAATCTATTTGGGTTAAACTCTTCAATTATTCAATATAAAAAAGTAGGAAACAACAATAAAATTGGAGCATGCAGTTTGGTCATCAGAAACGTTTCAGATGACAGTTCAGTTTTTGGAATTCCAGCATTAATCAGTAAATTTTAG
- a CDS encoding MBL fold metallo-hydrolase yields the protein MSEMVIKRFINNPVSSNCYVLYYKTNDNCIIIDPGSKDATELNNFLEAHQLYPEYIILTHHHFDHIWGVNNLIQRYNCKLISSISCSNKIIDHKLNLSLFYDDQGFTTSPSDILVENIDNTLNWKGTVLKFYSTKGHTEACISVCVDENLFTGDALIKDIKIMTKFPGGSKEMLKETYRLYKQLLINHQNLMIYAGHGEIFKLEDKYLELRK from the coding sequence ATGAGCGAAATGGTCATTAAAAGATTTATAAATAATCCAGTAAGCTCAAATTGTTATGTTTTATATTATAAAACGAACGACAATTGTATTATTATTGACCCAGGATCAAAAGACGCAACTGAGCTAAACAATTTTTTAGAAGCGCATCAATTATACCCAGAATATATCATTTTAACTCATCACCATTTTGACCATATCTGGGGTGTAAATAATTTAATTCAAAGGTATAATTGTAAGTTAATTAGTTCAATTAGCTGTTCGAATAAAATTATTGACCATAAACTTAATTTGAGTTTGTTTTATGATGATCAAGGATTTACGACATCACCATCGGATATTTTAGTTGAAAATATTGACAATACATTAAACTGGAAAGGAACGGTTTTAAAGTTTTATAGTACAAAAGGGCATACTGAAGCTTGCATAAGTGTATGCGTTGATGAAAACTTATTTACTGGGGATGCATTGATTAAGGACATTAAAATAATGACAAAGTTTCCCGGTGGAAGTAAAGAAATGCTTAAAGAAACATATCGTTTATATAAGCAATTGTTAATAAATCATCAGAATTTGATGATTTATGCTGGGCATGGAGAAATATTTAAATTAGAGGATAAATACTTAGAACTGAGAAAATAG
- a CDS encoding glycosyltransferase family 4 protein: protein MKVIFLTIVEINSIDDRGIYHDLLRKFRNEGHDVTIVTPVERRKSKPTSFTQHDGVSILQVKTFNIQKTNVVEKGIGTLAIEYQFLHAIKKYLSNQKFDLILYSTPPITFSKVISYIKKTDRAFAYLLLKDIFPQNAVDMKMIKEGGVIHRLFLKKERKLYEISDMIGCMSEANKEYVIKHNPYLAPTKVEVNPNTIEPISIVTDPAELSTIRQKYQLPLSKKILVYGGNLGKPQGVDFLLETIQSAKNPAAHFLIVGSGTEFSRMQDWFLKHNPSNATLLSGLPKADYDKVLAGCDIGLIFLHQDFTIPNFPSRLLSYLEMGIPVLAATDVNTDIGHVIEKADCGYWVKAGNIKEMLGAINTMVDGDLKVQSEHARQLLLDEYTVDRSYHLITDKVNV from the coding sequence ATGAAAGTTATTTTTTTAACCATAGTAGAAATCAATTCGATAGATGATCGCGGCATCTATCATGACCTTTTGCGAAAATTTCGCAATGAAGGACACGATGTTACGATTGTTACTCCCGTAGAACGAAGAAAGAGCAAGCCTACTTCCTTCACACAGCATGATGGCGTATCCATCCTGCAGGTCAAGACATTTAATATCCAAAAAACCAATGTCGTAGAAAAAGGCATCGGGACGCTGGCCATAGAATATCAGTTTCTCCATGCGATCAAAAAATACCTGTCAAACCAAAAATTTGACCTCATTCTGTACTCTACTCCACCTATCACCTTTTCCAAGGTCATTTCCTACATCAAAAAAACAGATCGTGCTTTTGCTTACCTGCTGTTGAAGGATATTTTTCCTCAGAACGCGGTGGATATGAAAATGATCAAAGAAGGAGGGGTCATCCATCGGTTATTTTTAAAGAAAGAGCGAAAATTATATGAGATCTCTGATATGATTGGATGTATGTCTGAAGCCAATAAAGAATATGTGATCAAGCATAATCCTTACTTAGCGCCAACAAAGGTTGAAGTTAATCCGAATACCATCGAACCCATCAGTATCGTTACTGATCCAGCTGAACTGTCTACCATTAGACAGAAATATCAATTACCTTTATCGAAGAAAATCTTGGTTTATGGTGGTAACCTGGGAAAACCTCAAGGGGTCGATTTTTTATTGGAAACCATCCAATCTGCCAAAAATCCTGCAGCACATTTTTTAATCGTAGGTTCAGGAACAGAATTTTCAAGGATGCAGGACTGGTTTCTGAAGCATAATCCCAGCAATGCTACACTCTTGTCTGGTCTACCTAAAGCAGATTACGACAAGGTATTGGCCGGATGCGATATCGGATTGATCTTTTTGCATCAAGATTTTACAATCCCTAATTTTCCTTCAAGACTACTTTCTTATCTGGAAATGGGTATACCGGTTCTGGCAGCCACTGATGTAAATACGGATATTGGTCATGTTATAGAGAAAGCCGATTGCGGTTATTGGGTAAAGGCAGGAAATATAAAAGAAATGCTGGGCGCCATCAATACGATGGTTGATGGTGATCTGAAGGTACAAAGTGAACATGCACGTCAACTCCTCTTGGATGAATATACCGTTGATCGATCATATCACTTAATTACTGACAAAGTAAATGTATAG
- a CDS encoding NAD-dependent epimerase/dehydratase family protein, with the protein MKIKIGITGQEGFVGQHLYHTLGLFPDEFERVDYHIDFFKEKEKLDNFVQKCDVIVHLAAMNRHENLQVLYNTNVSLVQQLIDSLNETKSKAHVLFSSSSQEERDNLYGKSKRLGREMLIDWAAKSGGTFTGLVIPNVFGPFGMPFYNSFIATFCHQLTHSEQPKIDVDGEVKLIYVGDLVNVILKEIRSQQGNPTFVIPHTDEYKVSVILQLLEKYKAQYFLQGIIPELNNRFELNLFNSFRTYINLNEHYPFKFTKHMDARGAFVEIIKLNVGGQVSFSTTVPGITRGNHYHTRKIERFAVIKGKALIQLRRIGTNEIFEFYLDGNEPSYVDMPIWYTHNIKNIGEEELYTNFWINEFYDPADPDTFMEEV; encoded by the coding sequence ATGAAAATTAAAATAGGGATTACGGGTCAGGAAGGATTTGTTGGCCAACATCTATACCACACATTAGGACTATTCCCAGATGAGTTCGAACGTGTTGATTACCACATTGATTTTTTCAAGGAAAAAGAAAAATTAGACAATTTTGTTCAAAAATGTGATGTCATTGTTCATTTGGCAGCCATGAATAGGCACGAAAATCTGCAAGTGCTATATAATACGAATGTTTCGCTCGTCCAACAATTGATCGATAGCCTCAATGAAACCAAGAGCAAGGCTCACGTCCTCTTCTCTTCTTCATCACAGGAAGAAAGAGATAATTTATATGGCAAAAGTAAGCGCTTAGGCAGGGAAATGCTTATTGATTGGGCAGCGAAATCAGGAGGCACCTTTACCGGACTGGTGATTCCCAATGTCTTCGGCCCATTTGGAATGCCATTTTATAATTCTTTTATCGCCACTTTTTGTCATCAGCTCACGCATAGCGAACAACCAAAAATTGATGTAGATGGCGAAGTGAAGCTAATTTATGTGGGCGATTTGGTTAATGTGATTTTGAAAGAAATTAGGAGTCAACAGGGAAATCCTACTTTCGTAATACCACATACAGATGAATATAAAGTATCCGTAATCCTTCAGTTGCTTGAAAAATATAAAGCCCAATATTTTTTGCAGGGCATCATCCCTGAACTCAACAATAGGTTTGAACTTAATCTTTTCAATTCATTTAGGACTTATATCAACTTGAATGAACATTATCCATTCAAGTTTACAAAACATATGGACGCTCGTGGGGCATTTGTAGAGATCATCAAACTAAATGTAGGTGGCCAAGTTTCCTTTTCTACCACAGTACCGGGCATTACCAGAGGTAACCATTACCATACACGTAAAATTGAACGTTTCGCAGTCATCAAAGGGAAAGCACTTATTCAATTGAGAAGGATTGGAACCAACGAAATTTTTGAATTTTATTTGGATGGTAACGAGCCATCGTATGTAGATATGCCAATCTGGTATACGCATAATATCAAAAATATTGGCGAAGAAGAGCTCTATACCAATTTTTGGATCAATGAGTTCTACGACCCTGCAGATCCTGATACCTTTATGGAAGAAGTATAA
- a CDS encoding ketoacyl-ACP synthase III, whose protein sequence is MAYLEVSGIKISGISACVPKKNISNRDYPYLSTEEVDKFIKSTGIENRRAAEPGICTSDLCYEAADKLLNDLKWDRNEVEILVFVTQTPDYVLPATSTILQDRLGLSQECMAYDISLGCSGYVYGMTTLLSSMYAGKIKKGLLLVGDTITQRTNKQDKSTELLFGDAGTATAFELTDELFETINIHLASDGSGYQAICIRDGGSRNLFTENSLVENEVEAGIKRRNIDLYLDGMDVFSFGIDKAPATARKLMEKTGESIGDIDYFVFHQANRFMNEKIRKKLDIPVEKYLYSLADFGNTSCATIPLTIVHNIKNQIQNEKVKMLLCGFGVGLSWGLYPST, encoded by the coding sequence ATGGCTTATCTAGAAGTTAGTGGCATCAAAATTTCAGGAATTTCAGCGTGTGTGCCAAAAAAAAACATTTCAAATCGTGATTATCCTTATTTGTCGACAGAAGAGGTTGATAAATTTATTAAAAGCACTGGAATAGAGAATAGAAGGGCAGCCGAGCCGGGTATTTGTACGTCTGATTTATGTTATGAAGCGGCAGACAAGCTGTTGAATGACCTCAAGTGGGATAGGAACGAGGTAGAAATCTTAGTTTTTGTTACACAAACGCCTGACTATGTGTTGCCTGCAACTTCTACAATCTTACAAGATAGATTAGGCTTATCTCAAGAATGCATGGCATATGACATCTCATTAGGCTGTTCTGGATATGTCTACGGCATGACAACGCTTTTGAGCAGCATGTATGCTGGCAAAATAAAAAAAGGATTATTATTGGTTGGTGATACGATTACACAGAGGACCAACAAACAAGATAAAAGTACAGAACTCCTATTTGGAGACGCTGGCACTGCTACAGCCTTTGAACTAACTGACGAACTTTTCGAAACCATAAATATTCATTTAGCTAGTGATGGCTCAGGCTATCAAGCTATTTGCATTAGAGATGGTGGCAGTAGAAACCTATTCACAGAAAATTCTTTAGTAGAAAACGAGGTTGAGGCAGGAATCAAAAGAAGAAACATCGATCTCTATTTAGATGGGATGGATGTTTTTTCGTTCGGCATTGATAAAGCACCAGCAACTGCAAGAAAACTAATGGAAAAGACAGGGGAGAGCATTGGTGATATCGATTACTTTGTTTTTCATCAGGCTAATAGGTTCATGAATGAGAAAATCAGAAAAAAATTAGATATTCCAGTCGAAAAATACCTGTATTCCTTGGCAGATTTTGGGAACACGAGCTGTGCAACAATACCACTCACCATTGTGCATAACATCAAAAACCAAATTCAGAATGAAAAAGTAAAAATGTTACTGTGTGGTTTTGGTGTCGGCCTATCTTGGGGTCTATATCCCTCAACCTGA
- a CDS encoding SDR family NAD(P)-dependent oxidoreductase, which yields MFSLEGKKILVTGASSGIGKATAIMFAANGATLIITGRDEQKLNAVLTQLDDQKHRAITCDLSDEEALKKLADSVDQIDGLVYSAGVIDYTLYKNLNREKYDKIFNVNFYSAIQLTNYLLKFKKIEKGSSLVYISSISSILGVPATALYGASKAALNTAVKVLASELAPRKIRANTVMPGIVRTPMITEAEGLIESEAFDLAEKQYPLGFGTPDDVASACLFLTSDASKWITGTSILLDGGHNLL from the coding sequence ATGTTTAGTTTAGAAGGAAAGAAAATACTTGTTACCGGAGCTTCCTCAGGAATTGGAAAAGCAACAGCCATTATGTTTGCAGCCAATGGGGCAACGCTGATCATTACAGGCAGGGATGAACAAAAGTTGAATGCCGTTTTAACGCAACTGGATGATCAAAAGCATAGGGCCATCACATGCGATTTGAGTGATGAAGAAGCCTTAAAGAAATTGGCAGATTCTGTTGATCAAATCGATGGACTTGTCTATTCAGCGGGTGTTATCGATTATACTCTATATAAAAATCTAAATAGAGAGAAATATGATAAAATTTTCAATGTAAATTTTTATTCTGCCATTCAGTTAACTAATTATCTATTAAAATTTAAGAAAATCGAGAAAGGCTCTTCTCTTGTATACATATCATCAATTTCATCCATTCTTGGTGTTCCGGCAACCGCTTTGTATGGTGCATCAAAGGCCGCATTAAATACTGCAGTTAAAGTACTGGCATCTGAACTAGCACCTCGTAAAATTAGAGCAAATACAGTGATGCCCGGAATTGTGAGAACACCTATGATTACCGAAGCAGAGGGTTTGATAGAATCCGAAGCCTTTGATTTAGCAGAAAAACAATATCCACTAGGATTTGGAACCCCTGATGATGTGGCATCTGCTTGTCTATTTTTGACATCTGATGCAAGTAAATGGATAACAGGAACTTCAATCTTGTTGGATGGTGGGCACAACCTGCTGTAA
- a CDS encoding aromatic ring-hydroxylating dioxygenase subunit alpha, giving the protein MKAIITPKYYFEPSLYTEEQNKIFSTTWMFVGFTNDLANPNDFLTVEIAGIPVAVQNLKGEIKAFKNVCSHRFSIIHTEKSGNRPFVCPYHGWAYNEEGIPTGIPKKPYFEFSDEDLKCLRLEQYQLETCGTLIFIKIKPDEVSLRQYLASYYPLLEEMSNAFGELVDVNEMLIGANWKVVVENTLESYHVNLIHKDSFRKLGTSGLNFEFIDRHSAWNTGLKFEEEDSAVKAIHKPYKERPFVMRGYKHMIVFPNVLISSTYGISFNLSVVTPVDENTSLFRSYVFITKKDSGKEKGALEEAYENSLKDFNRTVFAEDKFICEKVQQGVKYTSYNGELSEEETRVCKFQESYKALMS; this is encoded by the coding sequence ATGAAAGCAATTATAACTCCGAAATATTATTTTGAGCCTAGCTTATATACGGAAGAGCAAAATAAGATTTTTAGTACAACTTGGATGTTTGTAGGCTTTACGAATGACCTAGCAAATCCAAATGATTTTTTAACCGTTGAGATTGCAGGGATACCTGTTGCTGTCCAAAATCTGAAAGGTGAAATAAAGGCGTTCAAAAATGTATGTTCTCATCGCTTTTCTATTATACATACTGAAAAATCTGGTAATCGGCCCTTTGTTTGCCCTTACCATGGATGGGCTTATAACGAGGAAGGTATCCCAACCGGAATCCCTAAAAAACCATATTTTGAATTTTCAGACGAAGATTTGAAATGCCTTCGATTAGAACAATATCAATTGGAAACATGTGGAACGCTAATTTTTATCAAGATTAAGCCAGATGAAGTTTCACTTCGCCAATATTTGGCTAGTTATTATCCACTTTTAGAAGAAATGTCTAACGCCTTCGGTGAATTGGTAGATGTGAATGAAATGTTGATTGGAGCCAACTGGAAAGTTGTAGTCGAAAATACTTTGGAGAGTTACCATGTAAACTTAATCCATAAAGATAGCTTTAGAAAACTGGGTACTTCTGGATTGAACTTCGAATTCATCGACAGACATTCTGCTTGGAATACAGGATTGAAGTTCGAAGAGGAAGACTCCGCCGTGAAAGCAATTCATAAGCCTTATAAAGAAAGACCATTTGTGATGAGAGGCTATAAGCACATGATTGTTTTTCCAAATGTATTAATCTCATCAACGTATGGAATCTCATTCAACTTATCTGTTGTTACCCCAGTTGATGAAAACACCTCTTTATTTAGAAGTTACGTTTTTATTACAAAAAAGGATAGTGGAAAAGAAAAAGGAGCATTGGAAGAGGCTTATGAAAATTCACTGAAAGATTTTAACCGAACTGTTTTTGCTGAAGATAAATTCATCTGCGAAAAAGTACAACAAGGCGTAAAATATACTTCCTACAATGGCGAACTCAGTGAAGAGGAAACGCGTGTTTGTAAATTTCAAGAAAGTTATAAAGCTTTAATGTCGTAA
- the wecB gene encoding non-hydrolyzing UDP-N-acetylglucosamine 2-epimerase: protein MKKLKVMTVVGTRPEIIRLSRVLAALDNAEAIEHVIVHTGQNYDYELNQIFFDDLNLRKPDFFLDAAGKTAVETIGQILIKIDPLLESQQPDAFLVLGDTNSCLCAIPAKKRRIPIFHMEAGNRCFDQRVPEETNRKIVDHIADINLTYSSIAREYLLREGLPADRIIKTGSPMFEVLNHYLPQIEASDILTKLDLKAQQYFVVSSHREENISSDKNFRALMSSLNLIAETYGFPIIVSTHPRTRNMIESKEIEMRPEVQFLKPMGFSDYNALQMNSYAVLSDSGTIGEESSTLNFPALNLRDAHERPEAMEEASVMMVGMSQDRIMQALNQLGHQKRGKERNFRPVADYSMPNVSDKMVRIIISYVDYIKRVVWSE from the coding sequence ATGAAGAAACTCAAAGTAATGACGGTCGTAGGTACCCGACCAGAGATTATTAGGTTGTCGAGGGTATTAGCAGCTTTAGACAACGCTGAAGCTATTGAACATGTCATTGTCCATACTGGCCAGAATTATGATTATGAGCTGAACCAGATTTTTTTTGATGATTTAAATTTAAGAAAACCTGACTTTTTTTTGGATGCCGCAGGAAAAACTGCAGTGGAGACTATTGGCCAAATTCTCATCAAGATAGATCCGCTTCTTGAATCGCAACAACCTGATGCCTTCTTGGTATTAGGCGATACAAATTCATGTTTATGCGCCATTCCGGCTAAAAAGCGCCGAATCCCAATTTTTCACATGGAAGCCGGAAACCGTTGCTTCGACCAAAGGGTTCCAGAAGAAACGAACAGAAAGATTGTAGATCACATCGCCGATATCAATCTAACCTACAGCAGTATCGCAAGAGAATATTTATTACGTGAAGGATTGCCTGCAGATCGGATCATTAAAACAGGCTCACCCATGTTCGAGGTATTGAACCATTATTTACCACAAATCGAAGCCTCAGACATCCTAACCAAACTTGATCTTAAGGCACAGCAATATTTCGTGGTTTCATCACATCGTGAAGAAAATATAAGTAGCGATAAAAATTTCAGAGCCCTGATGAGCAGCCTTAACTTGATTGCCGAGACCTATGGATTTCCAATCATCGTCAGTACACATCCGCGTACAAGAAACATGATCGAAAGCAAAGAGATTGAAATGCGTCCTGAAGTACAATTCTTAAAACCTATGGGTTTCAGCGATTATAATGCTTTACAAATGAATTCTTATGCAGTGTTGTCCGACAGTGGAACCATAGGTGAGGAATCTTCTACCTTAAACTTCCCGGCCTTAAATCTGAGAGATGCACATGAAAGACCTGAAGCAATGGAAGAAGCCTCGGTTATGATGGTTGGAATGAGCCAAGACAGAATAATGCAAGCATTGAATCAACTTGGCCACCAAAAGCGTGGAAAGGAGCGCAATTTCAGGCCTGTAGCAGATTATTCGATGCCAAACGTATCTGATAAAATGGTAAGGATAATTATCAGTTACGTAGATTATATTAAAAGAGTAGTTTGGTCTGAATAA
- a CDS encoding sugar transferase, producing MYRSIFKRLLDFSIALIALIVFSPIIVLAGLLLAIANRDNPFFIQKRPGLHGKIFNIIKFKTMNDEKGTDGNLLPDAQRLTAVGAFVRKTSMDEIPQLINVLIGDMSLIGPRPLLPQYLPLYNEDQQKRHDVRPGITGWAQVNGRNAISWRQKFEYDCWYVKNVSFLLDLKILSLTLKKVVKSEGISSSSSATMEAFNGHN from the coding sequence ATGTATAGAAGCATATTTAAGAGATTATTAGATTTTTCAATAGCATTGATTGCATTGATTGTTTTTTCACCGATCATCGTATTGGCAGGTCTACTTTTGGCCATTGCAAACCGCGATAATCCTTTCTTCATTCAAAAAAGACCAGGGCTACATGGGAAAATTTTTAACATCATCAAATTTAAAACGATGAATGATGAAAAAGGCACAGATGGTAATTTATTGCCTGATGCCCAGCGGTTAACTGCCGTTGGCGCATTTGTGAGAAAAACATCTATGGATGAAATACCACAATTAATCAATGTGCTTATTGGAGATATGAGTTTGATAGGTCCACGACCATTATTGCCGCAATATCTGCCATTATATAATGAAGATCAGCAAAAGCGACATGATGTAAGACCAGGTATTACAGGTTGGGCGCAGGTGAATGGCAGAAATGCCATTTCATGGAGACAAAAGTTTGAATATGATTGCTGGTACGTAAAGAATGTCAGCTTTTTGTTAGACCTGAAAATCCTATCATTGACGCTAAAAAAAGTTGTAAAATCTGAAGGAATCTCATCTAGTTCCTCAGCAACGATGGAGGCTTTTAACGGACATAATTAA